One bacterium genomic window, TTGCGCCTGGAGAAATATAAAAAGAATTCAAATTCTTCCTGACGATGTGGTAACCATAATTGGAGCAGGACCTTCAGGGATTATGCATCTTATTCTTTTAAAAACAATTGGAGTAGAAAAAATCCGTTTGGTTGACGTTGTGGATTCACGGCTTGAGTTTGCTAAAGAGTTAGGCGCAGAAGATACGCTTAATATAAAGTTTGAGAAAATAGACAAATTCGGGGATTCCGATATAGTTATTGTAAGCGCAGGCAACGAAGAAGCTGTTCGGGAAGCTTTAGATATCATCAGAGTAGGGGGTAAACTAAGTATATTTGCGCAGGTGCCTGATGATACGAGAGTTCAAATTGATCCCAATCTTATATACCACGAGACGCTGATGTTAGGAACTTATTCGTCTACGCCAATAGAACAGAAAGAAATTTTTGATATGTTTGTAAATGGCAAGTTAAAAGATGCTACTTCTATTATCAGCCATCGTCTGTCGTTGAAAGATTTCCAGAATGGCTTGAAACTTGCCGTAGAAGCAAAAAATTCCTGCAAAATACTATTTTATCCGTAAATTAAATTTTGGGAATTAACAATGATAGTAGATTCCCAGAATGTAGACCAATATATATAAATTAGATTTACCCCATCTGTTGCAAAGCGAGCAATTCTATCCTTGGACTTTCTCTTTATAAATAAAAAAATTACTGTGGCAATAAAAAATATGTAGAAAAGAAATATAATTGAAATAGATAGAAATATATGGAAATAAATTGTTTCTTACTACGTATTTCTATTGTATATCTACTGTATTTCTACTGTATTTCCTTTACTTAAATATACCTTCCAATAAATCTCCTATTCCACCACCGCCTTTATCTTCCTTGTCTTTATCGCCGCCGAATATCTGTTCAATTGCACTGCCAATGGCTTGACCCTTGAGTTTATCTCCGAGATCGGATTTTGGCTTGGAAATAGTGCCGAGTATATTAAAATCTATGCCGCACCAGTTTTCATCTTCTCTGACAAATGCTCCGCTTACCAGTGGTATTCTTGCAACTGCATTACATCTCATTGAAAGATGTGATGGTATTTTAAGTTTCTGATTTGAGAGTTTCATTTGTCCTTTGCCGTAATACATTAAAAGTTGCGGATTTTCTAATGTGGCGGCTTTTATGTTGACTTTCCCGTTTCCTATTGTTGAAAGAAACTTTGCGGCCACAAAATTAATTGTTTTAAGAGACGGTATAAATACGGATAAAAGATTCTGTATGGGGTGTGTAGCTAATTTGCCGTTTTTGAATATGATATCTGTACTGCCTGTAAGTGTATTTATATCTGTGCCTTGACCTGCCAGTTGTATATTCCCATCTGTT contains:
- a CDS encoding alcohol dehydrogenase catalytic domain-containing protein, translated to MKAQVFYSSCHIKYEDIPVPTITDDELLIKVKICGLCGTDIYKIQQESVQSGSVLGHEVVGTIEKQGRNVRNFKVGERVFVSHHTPCFSCKYCKQGTFSLCELFKSTNIQPGGFAEFIKVPKELVKNNVLSLPDSLSDEDAVLIEPFACAWRNIKRIQILPDDVVTIIGAGPSGIMHLILLKTIGVEKIRLVDVVDSRLEFAKELGAEDTLNIKFEKIDKFGDSDIVIVSAGNEEAVREALDIIRVGGKLSIFAQVPDDTRVQIDPNLIYHETLMLGTYSSTPIEQKEIFDMFVNGKLKDATSIISHRLSLKDFQNGLKLAVEAKNSCKILFYP